Proteins encoded by one window of Elaeis guineensis isolate ETL-2024a chromosome 12, EG11, whole genome shotgun sequence:
- the LOC105054725 gene encoding protein ENHANCED DISEASE RESISTANCE 2-like isoform X2 has product MADPDGESEYKWIEQVKSGGPVPCLEPENCPNGWATPLGHKFMVRGPDYLSNKVKVPGGEYLLKPLGFDWIKGPTKIGEVLNHPNHRVRKAIDDEIANGNNPFVWAFNLQLPSKDNYSAIAYFVALEPIQDGSLMDQFLKGDDTFRNSRLKLIANIVKGPWIVRTAVGEQAICILGRAVSCKYVFGSNFIEVDVDIGASMVANAIVHLAFGYVTTLTVDLAFLIESQTESELPERILGAVRFSELDPASAGLYEQPSEENSGNLQTSLPTRWWKSIGQGFSHLINPGNQDGSTSTPDQSEHVNGSSHGEDGGENMEK; this is encoded by the coding sequence ATGGCTGATCCTGATGGTGAGAGTGAATATAAGTGGATAGAGCAGGTGAAATCTGGAGGGCCGGTTCCATGTCTTGAACCAGAAAACTGTCCAAATGGTTGGGCTACTCCACTGGGTCACAAGTTTATGGTAAGAGGCCCTGACTATCTCTCAAACAAGGTAAAAGTACCCGGTGGTGAATACCTTTTAAAGCctcttggatttgattggatcaaaggtCCTACAAAAATTGGTGAGGTATTAAATCATCCAAATCATCGGGTTAGGAAAGCTATTGATGATGAAATTGCAAATGGCAACAACCCTTTTGTTTGGGCTTTCAATTTGCAGCTCCCAAGCAAGGATAACTACAGTGCAATTGCCTATTTTGTAGCACTTGAGCCTATACAAGATGGATCTCTCATGGATCAATTTTTGAAAGGTGATGACACATTTCGTAATTCAAGACTCAAATTGATTGCCAACATAGTCAAGGGGCCTTGGATAGTTAGAACAGCTGTGGGTGAGCAGGCTATCTGCATATTGGGGCGAGCTGTTTCTTGCAAGTATGTGTTTGGATCGAATTTCATCGAGGTAGATGTGGACATTGGAGCTTCAATGGTTGCCAATGCAATTGTCCACTTGGCATTTGGTTACGTCACAACACTAACAGTAGACCTAGCATTTCTTATTGAAAGTCAGACTGAATCAGAGCTCCCAGAACGAATTCTTGGAGCTGTAAGGTTTTCAGAACTTGATCCAGCTTCAGCTGGCCTGTATGAGCAGCCATCTGAAGAAAATTCAGGAAATCTTCAGACATCTCTTCCTACAAGATGGTGGAAATCAATTGGGCAGGGTTTTTCTCATTTGATAAACCCAGGCAATCAGGATGGCTCTACATCCACCCCAGACCAGTCAGAACATGTTAATGGCAGTTCTCATGGAGAAGATGGTGGTGAAAATATGGAGAAATA
- the LOC105054725 gene encoding protein ENHANCED DISEASE RESISTANCE 2-like isoform X1 — MADPDGESEYKWIEQVKSGGPVPCLEPENCPNGWATPLGHKFMVRGPDYLSNKVKVPGGEYLLKPLGFDWIKGPTKIGEVLNHPNHRVRKAIDDEIANGNNPFVWAFNLQLPSKDNYSAIAYFVALEPIQDGSLMDQFLKGDDTFRNSRLKLIANIVKGPWIVRTAVGEQAICILGRAVSCKYVFGSNFIEVDVDIGASMVANAIVHLAFGYVTTLTVDLAFLIESQTESELPERILGAVRFSELDPASAGLYEQPSEENSGNLQTSLPTRWWKSIGQGFSHLINPGNQDGSTSTPDQSEHVNGSSHGEDGGENMEK; from the coding sequence ATGGCTGATCCTGATGGTGAGAGTGAATATAAGTGGATAGAGCAGGTGAAATCTGGAGGGCCGGTTCCATGTCTTGAACCAGAAAACTGTCCAAATGGTTGGGCTACTCCACTGGGTCACAAGTTTATGGTAAGAGGCCCTGACTATCTCTCAAACAAGGTAAAAGTACCCGGTGGTGAATACCTTTTAAAGCctcttggatttgattggatcaaaggtCCTACAAAAATTGGTGAGGTATTAAATCATCCAAATCATCGGGTTAGGAAAGCTATTGATGATGAAATTGCAAATGGCAACAACCCTTTTGTTTGGGCTTTCAATTTGCAGCTCCCAAGCAAGGATAACTACAGTGCAATTGCCTATTTTGTAGCACTTGAGCCTATACAAGATGGATCTCTCATGGATCAATTTTTGAAAGGTGATGACACATTTCGTAATTCAAGACTCAAATTGATTGCCAACATAGTCAAGGGGCCTTGGATAGTTAGAACAGCTGTGGGTGAGCAGGCTATCTGCATATTGGGGCGAGCTGTTTCTTGCAAGTATGTGTTTGGATCGAATTTCATCGAGGTAGATGTGGACATTGGAGCTTCAATGGTTGCCAATGCAATTGTCCACTTGGCATTTGGTTACGTCACAACACTAACAGTAGACCTAGCATTTCTTATTGAAAGTCAGACTGAATCAGAGCTCCCAGAACGAATTCTTGGAGCTGTAAGGTTTTCAGAACTTGATCCAGCTTCAGCTGGCCTGTATGAGCAGCCATCTGAAGAAAATTCAGGAAATCTTCAGACATCTCTTCCTACAAGATGGTGGAAATCAATTGGGCAGGGTTTTTCTCATTTGATAAACCCAGGCAATCAGGATGGCTCTACATCCACCCCAGACCAGTCAGAACATGTTAATGGCAGTTCTCATGGAGAAGATGGTGGTGAAAATATGGAGAAATAG